A stretch of the Lolium perenne isolate Kyuss_39 chromosome 3, Kyuss_2.0, whole genome shotgun sequence genome encodes the following:
- the LOC127343401 gene encoding caffeoylshikimate esterase isoform X1, with translation MAAISQLQRVAGPRRAWAPPPGTGRRGSVTVAAARAPLRRLEGASEELRAAAAQSLDWAPARRRVRDVFAPVLPTLDHCLFKMAPKGIKMEENLEINSKGVEIFWKSWLPREGTATKAALFFCHGYGDTCTFFFEGIAKRIAAAGYAVYAMDYPCFGLSYGLHGYIASFDGMVDHVIEQYARIRGRADVRELPHFLLGQSMGGAVALKVHLKQPKEWDGVLLVAPMCKISEDVTPPVPVLKALSMLSCLLPEAKLFPQKDIGDLGFRDPVKRKLCEYNAISYNDQMRLRTAVELLKATKDIESQLEKICSPLLILHGAADQVTDPHVSEFLYEKSSTQDKTLKLYEGAYHSILEGEPDDRISTAINDIISWLDSHC, from the exons atggcggcgatcTCCCAGCTGCAGCGGGTCGCGGGGCCGCGCCGCGCCTGGGCGCCGCCGCCGGGGACAGGGAGGCGCGGGTCGGTCACCGTCGCCGCGGCCAGGGCGCCGCTGCGGAGGCTGGAGGGCGCGAGCGAGGAGCTCAGGGCCGCCGCCGCGCAGAGCCTCGACTGGGCGCCGGCGCGCCGGCGCGTGCGCGACGTCTTCGCGCCCGTGCTCCCCACCCTCGACCACTGCCTGTTCAAG ATGGCTCCCAAGGGAATCAAGATGGAGGAG AATTTGGAGATCAATTCAAAGGGGGTTGAAATTTTCTGGAAGAGTTGGCTGCCTAGGGAGGGCACTGCCACCAAGGCAGCGCTTTTCTTCTGCCATGGGTATGGGGATACCTGCACTTTCTTTTTTGAAG GGATCGCCAAGAGAATTGCCGCCGCTGGATATGCAGTATATGCTATGGATTATCCTTGTTTTGGATTATCGTATGGTCTTCATGGCTACATTGCAAGCTTCGACGGAATGGTGGACCATGTCATTGAGCAATATGCAAGAATAAGAG GCAGGGCGGACGTGCGTGAGCTGCCAcattttctcttggggcagtcaatGGGAGGTGCTGTTGCTCTGAAAGTACACTTGAAGCAGCCAAAAGAATGGGATGGAGTGCTTCTTGTTGCACCTATGTGCAAG ATTTCAGAAGATGTAACACCACCGGTGCCAGTGTTGAAGGCACTGAGCATGTTATCATGCCTTCTTCCAGAAGCTAAGCTATTTCCACAAAAAGACATTGGAGATTTGGGATTTAGAGATCCGGTGAAAAGAAAATTA TGTGAGTACAATGCGATTTCATATAATGACCAGATGAGATTAAGGACAGCAGTTGAACTTTTGAAAGCTACAAAGGACATTGAATCACAGTTGGAAAAA ATTTGCTCTCCGTTGCTGATTCTTCATGGAGCAGCAGACCAGGTAACCGACCCTCACGTTAGCGAGTTCTTGTACGAGAAGTCCAGTACGCAAGACAAGACCCTCAAGCTCTATGAAGGTGCCTACCACTCTATCCTAGAGGGAGAACCCGACGATCGTATTTCAACCGCCATCAACGACATCATTTCCTGGCTGGATTCACACTGTTGA
- the LOC127343401 gene encoding caffeoylshikimate esterase isoform X2, with translation MAAISQLQRVAGPRRAWAPPPGTGRRGSVTVAAARAPLRRLEGASEELRAAAAQSLDWAPARRRVRDVFAPVLPTLDHCLFKMAPKGIKMEENLEINSKGVEIFWKSWLPREGTATKAALFFCHGYGDTCTFFFEGIAKRIAAAGYAVYAMDYPCFGLSYGLHGYIASFDGMVDHVIEQYARIREDVTPPVPVLKALSMLSCLLPEAKLFPQKDIGDLGFRDPVKRKLCEYNAISYNDQMRLRTAVELLKATKDIESQLEKICSPLLILHGAADQVTDPHVSEFLYEKSSTQDKTLKLYEGAYHSILEGEPDDRISTAINDIISWLDSHC, from the exons atggcggcgatcTCCCAGCTGCAGCGGGTCGCGGGGCCGCGCCGCGCCTGGGCGCCGCCGCCGGGGACAGGGAGGCGCGGGTCGGTCACCGTCGCCGCGGCCAGGGCGCCGCTGCGGAGGCTGGAGGGCGCGAGCGAGGAGCTCAGGGCCGCCGCCGCGCAGAGCCTCGACTGGGCGCCGGCGCGCCGGCGCGTGCGCGACGTCTTCGCGCCCGTGCTCCCCACCCTCGACCACTGCCTGTTCAAG ATGGCTCCCAAGGGAATCAAGATGGAGGAG AATTTGGAGATCAATTCAAAGGGGGTTGAAATTTTCTGGAAGAGTTGGCTGCCTAGGGAGGGCACTGCCACCAAGGCAGCGCTTTTCTTCTGCCATGGGTATGGGGATACCTGCACTTTCTTTTTTGAAG GGATCGCCAAGAGAATTGCCGCCGCTGGATATGCAGTATATGCTATGGATTATCCTTGTTTTGGATTATCGTATGGTCTTCATGGCTACATTGCAAGCTTCGACGGAATGGTGGACCATGTCATTGAGCAATATGCAAGAATAAGAG AAGATGTAACACCACCGGTGCCAGTGTTGAAGGCACTGAGCATGTTATCATGCCTTCTTCCAGAAGCTAAGCTATTTCCACAAAAAGACATTGGAGATTTGGGATTTAGAGATCCGGTGAAAAGAAAATTA TGTGAGTACAATGCGATTTCATATAATGACCAGATGAGATTAAGGACAGCAGTTGAACTTTTGAAAGCTACAAAGGACATTGAATCACAGTTGGAAAAA ATTTGCTCTCCGTTGCTGATTCTTCATGGAGCAGCAGACCAGGTAACCGACCCTCACGTTAGCGAGTTCTTGTACGAGAAGTCCAGTACGCAAGACAAGACCCTCAAGCTCTATGAAGGTGCCTACCACTCTATCCTAGAGGGAGAACCCGACGATCGTATTTCAACCGCCATCAACGACATCATTTCCTGGCTGGATTCACACTGTTGA